GTCGAGCTCCTTCAATGGGATGAGCTGGAAGGTCTGGTTGTGGATCCGCGCGGCACGGGATCAGTCTTTGAGAAACCACACGGCTCCCTGGGAGGTCGGTTCCAGGCGCCATCCGGGTTCAACCAGATAGGTGGTGTTTTCCGTGGTGACGATGGCCGGGCCGTGGATGACGTGCTGGTGGTGGAGGGCCTCGGCGTCGTACACCGGGGTGTCGACGGCTCCGTCGATCTTCACGAAGTGGACCTGCCGGGTGCCGACCGGACTGGGCATGGTCCTGTCATGTCCGGTGTCGATCGAATCAAACTTGACCACGTCCCCGTCCACATAGGACGACACCCGCACGGTCTGGGCCCGGATGCCGGCCTCGGGGGCCTGGCTGCCGGCGCCGTAGCGCTTGCCATAGATGTCCGAGAACGTCCGGATCAGGTGCAGCACGTCGGCGACGCCGTTCACACGGTTGATGTCGAAAACGACGGCCGTAGTCACCAGCTGGTTGCCGTAGCGCATGTCCATTTCGAGGCTGTAGCGGATGTCGGCGGCGTCGTACCCCTGGCGGATCAGGTCTTCCTTGCCCTTGGCTTCCAGCTCCTGGATGACGTTGTTCAGCTCGTCGTAGCTTTGGTAAAGGCTGCGGTCTGTGGGGTTGTAAAGCACCACGTGGGAGCCACGCTCATGGATGTGGAGGGGTTTCATGTTGCCGGCGCCGCAGGCCGAGAAGACCGAGGAAAACGGCGGGGCGAGGATCCTGCGGATGCCGGCGTGATCGGCAATGCCGCAGGCGTGCAGGGGTCCGTTGCCGCCGTAGGCCAGCATGGTGAAGTCTTCCGGAAGGTATCCCCGGACCCGCAGCTCCTTTGCCATTCCGATCGCCATCTGCTCGTCGACCGCATTCTTGATGATCTTGGCGACCTGGATGGTGTCCATGTTCAAGTCGTCAGCGAGAACCTCGTCGATGGCGTAGGCGGAGCGCTTCTTGTTCAGCTTGATGTAGCCATTGGCGTAGTTGTCCGGATCCAGGTACCCCAGGACCAGGTCGGCGTCCGTGACCGTGGGGCGGAGGCCCCCGCGGTCGTAACAGGCGGGGCCCGGATCCGAGCCTGCTGATTCCGGCCCGATCTGAACGGCGTGGTGGATGCGGTCATAGCTGGCAATCGAACCGCCTCCCGCACCCAGCGTCAGCAGGTGGATCATGGGAACCGATACCAGCCAGCGGCCGATGGTTGGCTGGAAGTCGTAGTGCTTGACGCCGCCTTCCGGGACCAGGCCGATGTCGAAGGACGTACCGCCCATATCCGTCGAGATCACATTTCCCAAGCCGGTGCTGTCAGCCAGGTGCTGGGCAGCGCCGACGCCGGCGATGGGGCCGGAGTGGATGGTCTGCAGGGCATCCGTCGAGTTGGACTGCGCCATACCGCCCGAGTTGTGGATCACCAGCATGGGCTTGTCGTAACCGGACGTACGCAGGTTGTTGGACAGCTGCCCCAGCGCGTGGAACATGATCTCGTGCAGGAATGCGTCCACGATGGTCGACGTCGCACGGACGTACTCGCCTTTTCGGCCCGACACCTGGCTTCCCAGCAGGACGGGGATGGCACCGAGCTCGTGGGCCGGGTACTCGTCCAGGATGATCTCCAGGATCTGCTGCTCATGGACCGGGTTCTCGGTCGAGTTGACCAGGGAGACCACGATCGCTTCCGCTCCGGCGTCCACGAGTTCGCGCACCTGGGTGCGGACATCGTCTTCCATCAGCGAAACGACCACCTTGCCGGCCGAGTTGATCCGCTCCTTCACCGACCGGATCAGGGCGCGGGGCACAAGCGGGTCCGGGCGGGTGGCATCGGGCATGTTCTGCTGCTTGGAAGGGTCCAGTCCTTCGCCGTAGCCACGGCCGCGGGAGAGCGGGATGGTGTCCTCGAAGCCGTGGGTGACCAGCGCCCCCACACGAGGGCCTTTGCCTTCGATCAGGGCGTTGGTGCCAAGGGTGGTGGCATAGCGGACGGAGTCGACTTCCTTCAGGACGAGGTCCCGGTCCAGGCCGGCGCGTGAGCAGGCGAGGTCGAGTGCTTCATTGAAGCCCTGGGCCAGGTTGTGGTGCGTTGTGAGCGCCTTTGCTTCAACGTACTGGTCTTCCCAGGCAAAAAAACAGTCGGTAAATGTGCCGCCGATGTCGACGGAGATTCGTTTCATGACCAGTGGTCTCCTTTATTCCAAGTACTAGCTGAACGAATGGGGGGAATGGTTGTGGGTGTTGTATGAGCCGAGGGCCGGGGTGAAATCTGCGACCGCTTCTTCGCCGGGTCCGTAGTTGATGACGGCCTCAGGCTTGGTGCCCCGCTTGATCCATGTTTCGCGGAGCGAGTCGATGTCCCACAGCATGTCCACCGTGGGCGGGTGTCCCGGCGGAACATACTCTGTTTCCAGCTGCGTTCCGCAACCCGGGCAGTAGAACTCGAGAATCCTGCAGAATGTGGGGTCCGGAGCGAAGGTGAATTCGTACTTCTCCGGGTCCAGGATCGACTGGTGGATTTCAGTGGGGTCCCGGTCGTAGACCAGTGTCCCCTCCTTGTAGTTGCCTCTGGCCTCGCCGAGGTCCTGGTTACAGACCTTGCAGTTCCACCGCTCGGTGTCGAGATCGATGATCAGATATTCCGTCATTGGAATTCGCATAGCGTGTCTCACCTGTTTTCTTGCTGGTAGTTTGGGGTCACTTCTGGAGGGTGTCTGTGAGCATGAGGTCACCGGAGACCGTCACGTCGAAGACCCAGCCATGCGGCACACGGGCCGTGAAGTAGGGGCCTTCGACGATTGCGGGGCCCGGCGCCGAAGCCCCGGCCGTCTGGCCGTCCAGCTCGAAGACCTGAACTTCGTCCACCTTGTCCACGGCGGAGCGGACCTTTCGGGTGGAGGCGGCGACGGCGGGCGTCTTCGCCACTGCTTCGGCCCGCCTGATGGATGCGTGCGGCAGTTCGTACCGGGCGGTCAGGGTCAGCATGGTGTTGTGTCCGCTGGCGCCGGGCTGCGGATCGGAAGCCAAATACGGCACCTCGGACACCAGCTGGCCTTCGGCGTCTTCGAGCACCACGTTCCATTCGAGCCGGCATTCGTCAATTTCGTGGCCCTCCTGGAACATGTCCCGGGTCGCCCGGGCCAGCAGCATCGCCTGGGTTTCGCCGAAGTTTTCCGCGTCCATTCCCGCGACATTCGCCTCGTAGGTCTGCGCAATGTCGGAAAAGCCGATTCCGAAGGCGGAGAAGACCGCGGCCATCTTGGGCACCAGGACACGGCGGACGCCGGCGATCCGGGCGGCGCCACAGGCACTCATCGGTCCGGCGCCTCCGAACGCAGCAACTGTTGTGGCGTCCGCAGCCTCGACGTCGGGGGCAAAGGACTGCGACATACGTTCGAAGTAGGCGGCCTCCATCCGGATCAGGGCGTCATTCAGGGTGATCCCCAAAGGTTCTGCGATGACTTCGGTGATGACTGCGCGGGAGCGTTCCGCGTCAAGGCTGAAACCTCCATCGAGGTAGGTGTCCGGATCGAGGACGCCGAGCAGCAGATTTACGTCCGTGATTGTGGCCTGCTTGCCCCCAAAACCAAAACAAGCTGGACCCGGTGCAGCTCCGACGCTCTCGGGGCCGACGGTAATGACGCCGTGGCGAAGGGCAATGATGGAACTGCCCCCCACGCCGCTGGAATGGACGTTGCTCATCTCGAATGACACCGGGACTCCCTGGATGGCGCCCCTGCGGTCCGTCGAGATGGTCGAGTGCTTGACCGAGCCGACGTCGGTGGTGGTGCCGCCGACGTCGATCATCAGAACGTGCGCGAGGCCATACGCCTCCGAGAGGGCCTTGGTTCCTTCCAGCCCGCCGCGCGGACCGGAAGAGTAGGTCTTCAACGCGACGGACTTGGCCACCCGTGACGAGGCCCCGTCGTTGCGGTAGATGAGGAGCGGGTTCTTGACCTTATGGTCCCGCAGCCGGTGCTCGGTGCTGTAGAGGAACCGCTCCATGGTGGGATGCAGGAAGGAGTTGATGATTCCGGACCACACCCGGCGGGCCTGGACGGTGTCGGGCGTGAACTCCCAGGAGAACAACATGGGTACCGAGCCCAGCAGGTGCCGGGGGAACTTCCGGAGCAAAACGCCTTTGACGGCCTTCTCCTTGTTGCGGTCGGCCATGGCGATGACCAGCCGCGCGGCGCCGTCGGTGGTCAGCCGGTTGACGTGCTTCACAATTTCCTGGGCGAGCTCTTCCACGTCCTGTTCGGCGTGGATGACTGCCACCCGCGTCCCGACGAGGTCTTCAAACAGCTCAGCGGCCGCCCCGCCCTTGCGGAGCTCTCCGGCCAGCGTGGGGCTGTCAGTGAGGATGCCAATCCGGGGACCCTTGCGCTCCACGAGGGCATTCGTTCCCTGGGTGGTGGAGTACCGGATGTGACGGGTTGAGTGCAGAAGCCCGGGGAGATCCTCTTCGCCGAAGATTTCCTTGGAAGCTTTGGCCATGCCGTCGAAGAGACACTGGGAGAGGTCAAAGGGCGTCGTGAGAGTCTTCGTGAACGAAAAATTCTCACCGTCCCAGACGCAGATATCGGTCAGCGTCCCACCGTTGTCGATGTTAATGAGCCGTTCCATTGATACTCCTTTGTATGTTGAGGCGCGGTGACACCAGCGGCGAATTCCTCAACTTGCGACTGTGATCCAAGCCACATTGAGGACTGGTCTCAGTGTGGCTCAGCAGCCGGAGTGGCCCGCAACCACCTGACCGGGTGGACTATTCGGGGCCGGGGCGACTACCCGGGTGGGTGGCGGACCTGGGGCATAAAGCAACGCGGGGTCAGATACAGCCGGTGCCGGGCGTCGGAATGGGCCGTATCTGACCCCGCGTTGGGGTGGTGTTGGGGTCAGGCGTAGTTGTAGAAGCCGCGGCCGGTCTTGACTCCCAGCCAGCCCTTGGCGATGTATTCCTCCAGCATGGGGGCCGATCTGTTCTCAATCCCGGCCAGCTCGCAGTAGTGGTTCTCGATGTCCAGGACCACATCCAGGCCCACCTCGTCCATGAACCGGAATGGAGTGGTTTCGGATTTGAAGAGGTCGGCGAACAGGGCGTCCACGTCCTGCGGCTCCGCGACGCCCTCGGCCACGACCAGGAGCGATTCGCGCTTGATGGCTGCCCAGATCCTGTTGAGGATGAAGCCGGTACTCTGCTTGCGCACCCGGTGCGGGACCAGCGCGTACTTGGGCAGTTCGGCCATGAGCAGCTCGATGATCCGCGGATCGGTGTGGCCGCTGGACATCAGCTCGACCGATCGCACGTCCGGCGGCATGTAGAAGTGCATGTTCAGGACCCGCTCCGGGCTGCTGACTCCGCCGATGAACTCGGAGGAAGAAAATGACGAGGAATTGCTGGCGAGGACGGCGTCCGGGGCGGCCAACTGGTCAAGGTCCGCAAAGATCGCCTGCTTCAGGCCAAGCTTCTCAGGGACCGCCTCGACCACCAGCCACGAATCCCGGAGGGCCTCGGCGAGATTGTCCCTCGCCGCGAGCCGGACCGCCGGGCTGCCGCCAAGCTCCTCCACGGCGCGGTGGCGCTGCGTGGCGATGTATTCGATCGCGGCGGTGGCCACGGCAAGGTCTGTGTCGTAGACACGCACCTCGGCACCTTGGAGCGAAAGCATCAAGGCGATGCGCCGGCCCAGGGTTCCGCCGCCGATGACGGTCATGGGCCGGTCCGTGATGTTGGCGGGGAGCGTGTAGGCCATGTCAGTTCCTTTCGGGAGGCTGCCGACGATGCAGCGGCCAGGCTGATGCGTATGTGCTGGCGCCCTTTGCGATCAGTACTTTGCGATCTATCCAAGGGCAGGGACGGCGGCAAGCACAAGGGCCGGCCGGCCGGGAGGACTAAACTCGGTCCAAGCCTGCCCACCCCCATGCGAGGAGCCTTCATGCGCGCCACCATCATCCACGCCCCCGGTGACATCCGGGTCGAAGACCGTGCCTACCCCACCGTCCAGCTGCCCACCGACGCCGTCGTGAAAGTCACCGCGTCCTGTGTCTGCGGCTCCGACCTGTGGCCCTACCGGGGCGTGCGGCCAACCCGCCGGCCCACCGCGATCGGACACGAGTTCATCGGCACCGTGGAGAGCGTCGGCTCCGGGATTACCAGCCTCGCCGTCGGCGACCTCGTGATCGCACCGTTTGTGGTCAGCTGCGGGGCCTGCCCCCAGTGCCTCAACGGTGTCACCGGGGCCTGTGACCATCTCGCCGGCTGGGGCGGCAAGGACGACACCGGTCACGCGATCGACGGCGGCCAGGGCCAGGCGGTCCGCGTCCCGCTGGCCGACTCCACGCTGGTCAAGGTTCCCGGAATCACCGAGCCCGACGATGCCCTCCGGAAGAGCCTGCTCACACTGTCCGATGTGATGGCCACCGGCCACCACGCGGCCCTCGCCGCAAAGGCCGGCCCGGGCCGGACCGTCGTGGTGGTGGGCGACGGCGCCGTCGGACTCTGCGGGGTGCTGGCCGCCAAGCGGCTCGGGGCGGAACGGATCATCGCAATGTCCCGCCACGCCGACCGGCAGGCGATCGCCCGGGAGTTCGGCGCCACCGACATCGTGGAAGAGCGCGGGGACGACGGCGTCGCCAAAGTCCGCGAGCTCCTCGGCGGGGTACTGGCCGATTCCGTGCTGGAGTGCGTCGGGACCAAGGAATCCATGGACCAGGCGCTGCACAGCACACGCCCGGGCGGCGCGCTGGGCTTTGTCGGCGTCCCCACCGGCGGCAGCGAGGTCCCGCTGCGCTACCTCTTCGACACGAACATCTCCATCGGCGGCGGCATGGCCCCGGCCCGGACCTACATCCCGGAGCTGCTGGCGGACGTCCTCGACGGCACCATCAATCCGGGCCGGGTTTTCGACGTTGTGATGCCGCTGGAGGAAGCCGCGGAGGCCTACCGCGCCATGGACGAACGGCGTGCCATCAAGGTCCTGCTGACCCCCTGACGGCACGCCCGACGGCGGCGGGCACGGAAATTGCCGGGTCTCATGTACTGGCTCTTGTTCTGGCTCTTGTCCTGCTAAGGCGCTGGGTCTAGCGTGAAGCGCATCAGCATCCGCCGCCGTCGAGGAGCCGTCATGGCCAGGTTCGTGCAGATCATTGAATTCCAGACCTCCCGCATCGAGGAAATTGAGGCCCTGGGCCGGCCGTCCCGGACCGAGGGAAGCACAGCGCCCACCTTCCGCCGGATCCTGGCCACTGCGGACCGCGACCGCCCCGGTACCTATCTCACCATTGTCGAGTTCGAGTCCTACGACTCGGCGATGGAGAACTCCGCCCGGCCCGAGACCTCCGACTTCGCCGCACGGATGGCGGCCCTCTGCGACGGGCCGCCGGTGTTCCGCAACCTGGACGTGATGTGGGAGGACACCGGCGCTCCAGCGGACCTTCCGTAGGAGCCGGCCATGGACTCTGCACCTGATGAACCGTCCGCGCAGACCGTGGACCCGCTCGTGCTGGACCTCGGCGGGACAGGCACGGTTCCCCTGCGGCTCGTGGGGGGCAAGGCCCTCAATCTCGGCAAGCTCGTCGCGGCCGGGTTGCCGGTGCCGCGCGGGTTCTGCCTGACCACCGTCGCCTACGAACTGGCGGCTCCGCCCGGACTTGGCGCCCTCGCTGCCGAACTCGACGCGATCAGCTCCGCGACAGGGCTGCCAGCGGCCGGCGCGGACTCCGCAGAAGCCGGCGTGGACCCCGCGGCCCTGGGCACGGTTGCCGGGCGGACCAGGGCGTTGATCGGGGAGACACCGATCCCGCCCGCGGTCGACGCCGCCGTCCGCTCCGCCTACGCGGGAATGGGCGGAACCCTGCCGGTGGCGGTCAGGTCCTCGGCCACGGCCGAGGACCTGCCATTCGCCAGTTTCGCCGGCCAGCAGGACTCCTACCTCGACGTC
This DNA window, taken from Pseudarthrobacter sp. ATCC 49987, encodes the following:
- a CDS encoding acetone carboxylase subunit gamma yields the protein MTEYLIIDLDTERWNCKVCNQDLGEARGNYKEGTLVYDRDPTEIHQSILDPEKYEFTFAPDPTFCRILEFYCPGCGTQLETEYVPPGHPPTVDMLWDIDSLRETWIKRGTKPEAVINYGPGEEAVADFTPALGSYNTHNHSPHSFS
- a CDS encoding hydantoinase/oxoprolinase family protein — translated: MERLINIDNGGTLTDICVWDGENFSFTKTLTTPFDLSQCLFDGMAKASKEIFGEEDLPGLLHSTRHIRYSTTQGTNALVERKGPRIGILTDSPTLAGELRKGGAAAELFEDLVGTRVAVIHAEQDVEELAQEIVKHVNRLTTDGAARLVIAMADRNKEKAVKGVLLRKFPRHLLGSVPMLFSWEFTPDTVQARRVWSGIINSFLHPTMERFLYSTEHRLRDHKVKNPLLIYRNDGASSRVAKSVALKTYSSGPRGGLEGTKALSEAYGLAHVLMIDVGGTTTDVGSVKHSTISTDRRGAIQGVPVSFEMSNVHSSGVGGSSIIALRHGVITVGPESVGAAPGPACFGFGGKQATITDVNLLLGVLDPDTYLDGGFSLDAERSRAVITEVIAEPLGITLNDALIRMEAAYFERMSQSFAPDVEAADATTVAAFGGAGPMSACGAARIAGVRRVLVPKMAAVFSAFGIGFSDIAQTYEANVAGMDAENFGETQAMLLARATRDMFQEGHEIDECRLEWNVVLEDAEGQLVSEVPYLASDPQPGASGHNTMLTLTARYELPHASIRRAEAVAKTPAVAASTRKVRSAVDKVDEVQVFELDGQTAGASAPGPAIVEGPYFTARVPHGWVFDVTVSGDLMLTDTLQK
- a CDS encoding 3-hydroxyacyl-CoA dehydrogenase family protein; translation: MAYTLPANITDRPMTVIGGGTLGRRIALMLSLQGAEVRVYDTDLAVATAAIEYIATQRHRAVEELGGSPAVRLAARDNLAEALRDSWLVVEAVPEKLGLKQAIFADLDQLAAPDAVLASNSSSFSSSEFIGGVSSPERVLNMHFYMPPDVRSVELMSSGHTDPRIIELLMAELPKYALVPHRVRKQSTGFILNRIWAAIKRESLLVVAEGVAEPQDVDALFADLFKSETTPFRFMDEVGLDVVLDIENHYCELAGIENRSAPMLEEYIAKGWLGVKTGRGFYNYA
- a CDS encoding hydantoinase/oxoprolinase family protein, with product MKRISVDIGGTFTDCFFAWEDQYVEAKALTTHHNLAQGFNEALDLACSRAGLDRDLVLKEVDSVRYATTLGTNALIEGKGPRVGALVTHGFEDTIPLSRGRGYGEGLDPSKQQNMPDATRPDPLVPRALIRSVKERINSAGKVVVSLMEDDVRTQVRELVDAGAEAIVVSLVNSTENPVHEQQILEIILDEYPAHELGAIPVLLGSQVSGRKGEYVRATSTIVDAFLHEIMFHALGQLSNNLRTSGYDKPMLVIHNSGGMAQSNSTDALQTIHSGPIAGVGAAQHLADSTGLGNVISTDMGGTSFDIGLVPEGGVKHYDFQPTIGRWLVSVPMIHLLTLGAGGGSIASYDRIHHAVQIGPESAGSDPGPACYDRGGLRPTVTDADLVLGYLDPDNYANGYIKLNKKRSAYAIDEVLADDLNMDTIQVAKIIKNAVDEQMAIGMAKELRVRGYLPEDFTMLAYGGNGPLHACGIADHAGIRRILAPPFSSVFSACGAGNMKPLHIHERGSHVVLYNPTDRSLYQSYDELNNVIQELEAKGKEDLIRQGYDAADIRYSLEMDMRYGNQLVTTAVVFDINRVNGVADVLHLIRTFSDIYGKRYGAGSQAPEAGIRAQTVRVSSYVDGDVVKFDSIDTGHDRTMPSPVGTRQVHFVKIDGAVDTPVYDAEALHHQHVIHGPAIVTTENTTYLVEPGWRLEPTSQGAVWFLKD
- a CDS encoding zinc-dependent alcohol dehydrogenase family protein; protein product: MRATIIHAPGDIRVEDRAYPTVQLPTDAVVKVTASCVCGSDLWPYRGVRPTRRPTAIGHEFIGTVESVGSGITSLAVGDLVIAPFVVSCGACPQCLNGVTGACDHLAGWGGKDDTGHAIDGGQGQAVRVPLADSTLVKVPGITEPDDALRKSLLTLSDVMATGHHAALAAKAGPGRTVVVVGDGAVGLCGVLAAKRLGAERIIAMSRHADRQAIAREFGATDIVEERGDDGVAKVRELLGGVLADSVLECVGTKESMDQALHSTRPGGALGFVGVPTGGSEVPLRYLFDTNISIGGGMAPARTYIPELLADVLDGTINPGRVFDVVMPLEEAAEAYRAMDERRAIKVLLTP